The following are encoded in a window of Trichomycterus rosablanca isolate fTriRos1 chromosome 13, fTriRos1.hap1, whole genome shotgun sequence genomic DNA:
- the LOC134325565 gene encoding uncharacterized protein LOC134325565 produces MDDLDETTLSVLRAANIDEEVLKTLSREDLKDLFPGPENFLKRKKLWDMIGPKDGDPDQNRGSGNVSATCAVLTSQPQTSTPVHEITAKTVKLPDPPEYVVYTDSELDMVRSQYFDLLRNGKEKVCKMSKELSCRLIRNTITSMVAILRASPLGKEERYPSKLELRAMSQKIVDYYPMLRDTSDLPYLTIYSKMYKRLQNMKSPRKRQGPKPQRGSAKRSLFETSTEEEGTASSSASTASTVILPESDVSNDDLSPEHQDSLKMQARHYKTLFNMYSKPNSKPNPSDVAQILDLEFDGRRAFIDSSVLKEEDRIAKIFEAYPCFKDPQNAMDELRRILGGTNPKYIDETKKRWENFCANVQFYGVWKKVLKPPIPLNMHDADFTIAILTGLPSLFPSPTSPPKRLGNPSEALLHVLQAREDPSLYLEKRPLTSPVLLFDGKVCILAMGNVPVSTIPKEEFFDGMLMLMAYYYTMHLMYPKCVATLLSVIQTEVLCDAIHDRDATGAYKRAMVEWKSFIEK; encoded by the exons ATGGATGATTTAGACGAGACTACACTGTCGGTGCTACGGG CTGCAAATATTGATGAGGAGGTTCTGAAAACCCTAAGTCGGGAAGATTTGAAAGACCTCTTTCCTGGACCAGAGAATTTTCTGAAGAGGAAGAAATTATGGGACATGATTGGTCCAAAG GATGGTGATCCTGATCAAAACCGAGGAAGTGGGAATGTGTCAGCTACCTGTGCAGTGTTGACAAGCCAGCCTCAGACCTCTACCCCTGTTCATGAAATCACAGCCAAAACGGTGAAACTGCCAGACCCACcagagtatgtagtgtacactGACTCAGAGTTGGACATGGTGCGCAGCCAGTATTTTGATTTGCTCCGCAATGGAAAGGAAAAAGTTTGCAAGATGTCAAAGGAGCTAAGTTGTAGGCTCATCAGAAACACAATCACCAGCATGGTTGCCATCCTGCGTGCTAGTCCTCTGGGAAAAGAGGAAAGATACCCCTCAAAACTTGAGCTGAGAGCAATGTCACAGAAGATCGTTGACTATTACCCTATGCTACGTGACACTTCAGATCTGCCATAT CTGACGATTTACTCTAAAATGTATAAACGACTGCAAAATATGAAGTCTCCAAGAAAGAGGCAGGGCCCAAAGCCACAAAGAGGGTCTGCAAAGAGATCACTCTTTGAAACAagtacagaagaagaaggtaCTGCAAGTTCTTCAGCTTCAACTGCTTCAACTGTCATTCTTCCAGAGAGCGATGTCAGCAATGATGACTTAAGTCCAG AACATCAGGACAGTCTGAAAATGCAGGCAAGGCACTACAAAACACTCTTCAATATGTACAGCAAACCCAACTCAAAACCCAACCCAAGTGATGTTGCTCAAATTTTGGACCTTGAGTTTGATGGAAGGCGGGCCTTCATTGACTCAAGTGTGTTGAAGGAGGAAGACAGGATTGCGAAGATATTTGAAGCATATCCATGTTTCAAAGACCCTCAAAAT GCAATGGATGAGCTGCGTCGCATCTTGGGTGGCACCAACCCCAAATACATTGATGAAACAAAGAAAAGATGGGAAAACTTCTGTGCCAATGTCCAGTTCTATGGTGTGTGGAAGAAAGTCCTGAAACCCCCTATACCCTTGAATATGCATGATG CGGATTTCACCATTGCCATTTTGACTGGTCTCCCATCACTATTTCCCTCACCAACTTCGCCACCAAAACGGCTCGGGAATCCCAGTGAAGCACTATTGCATGTCCTTCAG gCAAGGGAGGATCCATCGCTTTACTTGGAGAAGCGTCCTCTCACCAGTCCAGTGTTACTGTTTGATGGAAAGGTCTGCATCCTTGCCATGGGAAACGTACCTGTAAGCACCATACCAAAGGAGGAGTTCTTTGATGGGATGTTGATGTTAATGGCATACTACTACACGATGCACCTGATGTACCCAAAATGTGTTGCAACCCTCCTCTCGGTCATTCAAACTGAGGTACTGTGTGATGCGATCCATGATCGAGATGCTACAGGTGCATATAAGAGGGCAATGGTGGAGTGGAAATCATTTATTGAGAAGTAG
- the LOC134325564 gene encoding uncharacterized protein LOC134325564, which yields MAWGTTPTSAALGSENFGASIFSEAATPARTYFVEEQSHGSQIETCMETPPDSHSCIQENNGAGTSVTEPDIGKSAAAFAISVREECHLSQRTVNRVIGGVQQYQATLLDTLRIRMRSVFDRHPETTTQLQNEVLNTFDTFEDPFSTTAYGQNRTICELFSPVCPEEVVVSQKICLVKQGSSKVMAIRNKSFYYVPLIESLKQLLTNSRIFSMLNTVPQRSREGFLYDFSDGSLFTSHPLYSVRPNALQIILYSDEIEICNPLGPHTSSNKLLMVYYSLGNIDPKFRSKLAAIRLLAIAKSVDVSKWGIDVILQRIIKDLILLYNGVKVETPHGEMDLFGAVIAVCGDTLAQHELAGFKEGVGFAYSKCRHCECTFEDMQIYFDENNFVRRTLERHIRQCLEIDKASTDTLKSSLKTTYGINRKSRLIDVPAFDLIRQTPQDIMHVIFEGVAPMEMKLVLKRLILSGNLELDVFNSAIQNFPYSPLDIRDKPCPVSVSTLTASDNKLKQSCGQMLILLKVLPFILYDLDDEYVTFIVKLIEIVQIVLAPIISLQTVIRLKLMIEEHLSQFKHLFPETNVIPKQHYMLHLPSQIQSLGPLIRTMCMRFEAKHSYFKQWAPKLNFKNVCKSLAKHNQFLECCQHEIGIEHPIFATERELGPVTDISNTDYVKAKFRDFFNMDISQSVVSVKWLILNGNKYISGKSLIIADVNDTLPVFGLVKDIFLVDSSFVAFEYQRYETLHFDNNLLAYEVAVPAIAQATELVHELLDHTSYFPVNFKDSVFVPIKYTLCDVLVHRNGPGDV from the exons ATGGCATGGGGGACAACACCTACTTCAGCTGCACTTGGGTCAGAGAACTTTGGTGCATCTATTTTTTCTGAAGCCGCTACTCCTGCAAGAACGTACTTTGTGGAGGAACAGTCACACGGCAGTCAAATTGAAACTTGTATGGAAACTCCTCCTGATTCCCATTCTTGTATTCAG GAAAATAATGGAGCTGGAACATCTGTAACCGAACCGGATATTGGCAAGTCTGCGGCAGCTTTTGCAATCAGTGTCCGGGAAGAATGCCATCTGTCACAG AGGACCGTCAACAGAGTCATTGGAGGGGTGCAACAGTACCAAGCAACTCTCTTGGATACATTAAGGATAAGAATGAGAAGCGTTTTTGACAGACATCCAGAGACAACCACTCAGCTTCAAAATGAGgttctgaatacttttgatactttcgAAGATCCTTTCTCAACCACAGCATATGGACAGAATAGGACTATTTGTGAACTCTTCAGTCCAGTCTGCCCAGAGGAAGTAGTTGTCTCTCAGAAGATTTGTTTGGTTAAGCAAGGTAGTTCAAAGGTTATGGCCATAAGAAACAAAAGTTTTTACTATGTACCACTAATtgaaagtctaaagcagctactgACCAATTCCAGAATTTTCTCCATGTTGAACACTGTACCACAGAGAAGCAGAGAGGGATTCTTGTATGACTTTTCAGATGGGTCTCTTTTTACATCTCATCCTTTATATTCTGTGAGGCCTAATGCTTTGCAGATCATTTTGTACTCAGACGAGATTGAAATATGTAACCCTTTAGGGCCCCATACTTCTTCAAATAAGTTGTTAATGGTTTACTACAGTTTAGGTAATATTGATCCAAAATTTAGGTCCAAGTTAGCAGCAATACGACTCCTTGCTATTGCAAAATCTGTTGATGTTTCTAAATGGGGTATAGATGTTATTTTACAAAGAATTATAAAAGATCTTATTCTGCTTTATAACGGTGTCAAGGTTGAAACACCACATGGTGAAATGGACTTGTTTGGAGCTGTGATAGCAGTATGTGGAGATACACTTGCTCAACATGAGCTTGCTGGCTTTAAAGAAGGGGTTGGCTTTGCCTATAGCAAGTGCAGACACTGTGAATGCACCTTTGAGGATATGCAAATATATTTTGATGAGAATAATTTTGTCAGAAGAACACTAGAAAGGCATATTAGGCAATGTCTTGAAATAGACAAGGCAAGCACAGATACTTTAAAGTCCTCCCTCAAAACTACTTACGGAATTAATAGAAAAAGCAGACTTATTGATGTTCCTGCATTTGACCTAATCAGGCAAACTCCACAGGACATAATGCATGTCATTTTTGAAGGTGTTGCACCAATGGAAATGAAGCTTGTGTTAAAACGTCTTATACTGTCAGGTAATCTAGAATTAGATGTGTTCAATTCAGCCATTCAGAATTTTCCTTACTCGCCTCTTGATATACGTGATAAACCTTGCCCTGTTAGTGTCAGCACTTTGACAGCAAGTGACAACAAATTGAAACAATCATGTGGGCAAATGTTAATACTGTTAAAAGTATTACCTTTTATTCTGTATGACTTGGACGATGAGTATGTTACATTTATTGTTAAGCTGATTGAAATTGTACAGATTGTTCTTGCTCCTATTATTTCTTTACAGACAGTAATACGGCTTAAACTTATGATTGAAGAACACCTTAGTCAGTTCAAACATTTATTTCCCGAAACTAATGTAATACCCAAGCAACATTACATGTTGCATTTGCCCAGTCAAATTCAATCCCTTGGTCCTTTAATAAGAACTATGTGCATGCGGTTTGAGGCCAAGCACAGTTATTTCAAACAGTGGGCTCCAAAGttgaattttaaaaatgtgtgtaaGTCACTTGCCAAACATAATCAATTTCTTGAATGTTGTCAACATGAAATTGGCATTGAACATCCCATTTTTGCAACCGAGAGAGAATTGGGGCCTGTTACTGATATTTCAAATACTGATTATGTTAAGGCCAAATTTAGAGATTTTTTTAATATGGACATCAGTCAATCTGTTGTCTCTGTGAAGTGGCTAATTCTCAatggaaataaatacatcagtgggaagtctcTGATTATTGCAGATGTGAATGATACTTTGCCTGTGTTTGGACTGGTGAAAGACATCTTTTTAGTAGATTCTTCTTTTGTTGCTTTTGAGTATCAGCGTTATGAAACATTGCATTTTGATAACAATTTGTTGGCATATGAAGTTGCAGTTCCTGCTATTGCCCAGGCGACAGAATTGGTGCATGAGCTTTTAGATCACACCTCATATTTTCCAGTAAATTTTAAGGATAGTGTGTTTGTGCCAATAAAATATACTCTCTGTGATGTCCTTGTACATAGGAACGGCCCTGGGGATGTATAA